The genomic stretch TTGTTTCGTTTTGACTGTTGAATGCAAACTTCCATTTCATTCCGGTGCTGAAACCGCCACCACCGCGGCCCCGGAGGCCTGAATCGATAATCGTCTGAATAATATTTTCGCGCGAAATATTATCCGTCATGATTTTCTTCACTGCATCGTATCCACCATGCCGCATGTAATCGTCGAGATTTTCGGGGTCAATTACGCCACAGTTGCGCAAAGCAATTTTCACCTGACCTTTCCAGAAAGGATCATCCTGCGAAGCAAACAAATCAGTACGCACAATGTAATCGCGCACTGGTTCTCCGTTTCGCACGTGCTTATTGAGAATTTCAAGAACTTTTTCAGCATCTACTTCTCCATAGAGATAACTTCCATTTTCGTCAATCACCTCTACGAGTGGCTCACGAAAACACATTCCGATGCATCCGGTTTGCTGTAGCTCAAATCGTAAATGATCTGTATTCTGTAAACCTTTGATTGTATCAAATACTTTACGTGCACCTGCTGCGATTCCGCAACTGGCCATACCAACGCGAACAATTGTTTCAGCCATACCCATGTCTATTTTTGTTTTTCCTGCATTCTAACGTCATTAATAATCTTTACAGCCGACTTGCCTGAAAGTTTTCCATAAGTTTCGCCACTGATCATCATAACAGGCGCCAGAGAACAACAGCCAAGACAAGCAACGCTTTCAATCGTAAACAAGCCGTCTTCGGTAGTTTGGCCATCTTTAATTTCAAGGGCTTCTTCGATCGATTCGCTCACGGCAGTTGCATTCTGCACATGACAAGCTGTCCCATGACAAACTTTAATAATGTATTTCCCAACCGGTTTCAACCGAAACTGCGAGTAGAATGTAGCCACTCCGTAAATGTCACTGGCACTGATACGCAGCACTTCTGCCGCTTTGCGGATAGATTCTGCAGGAAGATAACCATAGGTTTCCTGAATTTTCTGAAGAACCGGAATAACAGCACCTTTATGGCCTGCATAGTGTTCGAGTATTGGATCTATTTGAGTCAGATCGACGCCACCTGCAATAATGCTCTCACTCTCAACCGCCACACGTACAATTCTCATGATTATTTGATTTGAATACAAAATTACTCAATATCTGAAAGGATAAAGCGAGTTTGAAATATATCACAAAAAAAAGCCCCGGTAAACCGGGGCCTTAAGTGAGATAGATGCTGAGGAATTAAACAATTCCCTGATCAAGCATAGCATTGGCAACTTTAAGGAAACCAGCTACGTTAGCACCTTTTACATAATTGATATATCCGTTAGCTTCTTTTCCGTTTTTCACACAAGCTTCGTGGATATTATTCATAATTGAATGCAGACGCTGATCGACTTCTTTGGCATCCCATGAAAGTTTCATGGAATTCTGAGTCATTTCGAGACCTGAGGTAGCAACACCACCGGCGTTAACAGCTTTACCAGGGCCAAAAGCGATCTTGGCAGCGTGGAGAGCTTCAACTGCTTCAGGAGTACATCCCATGTTGGAAATTTCAGCAACCACTTTAACGCCATTGGCGATAAGTACTTTTGCTTCTTCTCCGCTGAGTTCGTTTTGGGTTGCACATGGCAGAGCAATGTCAACTTTAACTTCCCAAGGACGTTTTCCGGCAAAGAATTTCGAGCCGGGGAATTTGTCAGCATATGGTTTTACGATATCCTGGTTGCTGGCACGAAGGTCAAGCAGATAATCGATTTTTTCACCACTGATACCAGCTTCGTCATAAATGTATCCATCAGGACCACTAACGGTAACAACTTTTGCTCCGAGTTCAACTGCTTTAATTGCAGCGCCCCAAGCCACGTTGCCAAAACCTGAGAGAGAAACGGTTTTGCCTTTAAAGTCGGTGCCCATTGTTTTCAGCATCTGTTCAACGAAATAAATTCCGCCGAAACCAGTTGCTTCAGGACGAATGAGTGAGCCACCCCAGTTGATGCCTTTACCAGTGAGGACTCCGGTGTTTTCGCGGGCAAGTTTTCTGTACATACCGTACATGAAACCAATTTCGCGTCCACCAACGCCGATGTCACCAGCAGGAACATCTGTTTCCGGTCCGATAAGTTTCCATAATTCGAGCATGAAGCCCTGGCAGAAACGCATTACTTCGCCGTCTGATTTTCCTTTAGGATTGAAGTCTGAGCCACCTTTTCCACCGCCCATAGGCAATGTGGTGAGGCTGTTTTTGAAAATCTGCTCAAAACCTAAGAATTTCAGGATTGAGAGGTTCACACTTGGGTGAAAACGCAGACCACCTTTGTAAGGTCCGATAGCGTTGTTGAACTGAACGCGGTATCCGCGGTTCACGTTTACTTTACCATCATCGCCTACCCAGGGAATTTTGAACATGAGAGTTCTGTCTGGCTCAACAAGGCGCTCAATGATGCCTGCTTTGTCGAATTGCGGATTTTCATTTACTACTTCTTCGATTGACTCGAGTACTTCGCGTACTGCCTGCAGATACTCAACCTGGCCCGGATTTCTCTGTTCCAGATCCTGCATGATTTGTTTAACGTTCATATTGTAGGAATTTAGTTTCTGATGCAAATGTAAACTCTATTACGTCAACCCAGCAGAAACTTAACACTCAAAATACACCAACAAAAAATGCAATTAATCACCAACTCCATTGACGCAAATCAGATTTTGCCATGATTTATTTTGTACTAACTTTGCAAACTATTAATAAGGTATTGAACTTGCTATTTCACGTAGTCCATTGATAATGAACACACTCGGCTTACACGACCGCGCAAAGGAACTGAACTGTCTCTACAAGGTTGATGAAGTTCTTCAAATTATTGACAAAGAGGTGCCACAGGCCATTTCCGAATTATTGGATATAATTCCTTCCGGATGGCGTTATTCTGATTTATGCGAAGGCGAAATAATCCTCGGAGAACAAATATTTTCCCGTCCCGGGCTGCAACGCACCGAGCTTAAGCAGAGTGCTCTTATTAAAGCCTATGGCGAAATCATTGGCGAGATCAGAGTGTATTACATCCGTCCGGTGAAATCGGAGAAAGGGATTTTTAAGGCCGAGGAAATGCAAATGCTGCTTTCCATTGCAGAGAAAATAGCCATGTTTGTCACCTTGCGAAAACTCAAGCCAAGTCATATCGAAGAAGAAACCAGCGAAGACGAGGCCGAGGTGTTGAAGAATGTGCAGCACGATTTTCCTGAAATGATGGATTGGCTGAAAAACATGGGCCTCAAAAAACGCGAAGCAATTCAAATATTGCGCAATCCGCTCAATTTCCGCAAAGGCGAGACCATTGGCAAACAAGGCGCGTTTACTTCTTATTTCATTCTGCTTGCCAAAGGTGCTACCAAATCTTACATCGAAGGCCCGGGAAGTAAAAGCTATTCGTTTATGCTCACGCTTCCGTTCGAATTCATCGGCATGTCGTCGCTGTTCGGAAATCATTATTATTTTTCAACGGTGGCATTGATTCCTTCCACTGTTTTCCTGATTGAAAAAGAAAGAGTAATCAAACTCATCAACGAAAACCCGAAATTCAATAAAAGCATTGTTGCATGGCTTTGCGACAGCTATAAGATTCTGTTCCACAAAATGAGCTGCCTGAGTCTGAAACAAACCATAGGGCGCATGGCCGAAGTGATTCTTTATCTGTCGAACGATGTTTTCAAAAACGAAACAATTCCGCATTATATTTCAAGAAAAGATCTCGCGGAACTCAGTGGTATGAGTAACGAAAACGCGGTGCGCATTCTCAGCGATTTCAAAAGCGAAAACATTTTACGCGATACACCGGAAGGCCTGCAAATACTCAATAAACATTTGCTGCAAACCATCAGCATTACGGGATAACGCGCGCGGCATGCGGCAAAGGGAATACAAAATACGAGATACGAAAAATGTGAAAATGTGGGGCTTCGCCCATGATCCGCCTTCCGCAGATTAAATTCCAAATATGGGAATATTAGATGGTCACTTTTGTCCCTTCGACAGGCTCAGGACAGAGCTTTATACTTTTATCTTTTGTCTTCCACTGTAATAATCCCCCGCAACCTAATATCATTTGCCGAGGCACCAATCATAATTCGAAAGGTGCCGGGCTCAACCACGCGCTGCATATGCTCATTCAGCATACTGAGCATTTCGGGAGAAATCTCAAATGCGATGTTTTTGCTTTCACCTGCTTTCAGTTGCACGCGTTGAAATCCTTTCAGCTCCATCATCGGGCGGGCAACTGACGCCAGTTCGTCGCGGATGTAAAGTTGCACAACCTCGTCTCCATCAGACTTTCCGGAGTTTTTCAATTTAAACGAAACAATTGTGTTTTCACTACTACTGAAATTTTCTTTACTGAATTTTAAATCAGAATATTCAAATGTTGTATAACTCAATCCAAACCCAAATGGGAACATGGGCTTTCCGGTCAGGTCCAGATAATCGTCGCCTCGACCGGTGGGCTTGTGATAATACACATAGGGCAACTGAGCTTCATCAACCGGAAAGCTTATTGGAAGTCGGCCCGCAGGATTGTAATCGCCGAATAAAACATCAGCGACAGCTGTTCCACCCTGATCGCCCGGATACCAGACATCAATAAGTCCATCAATGTTATTGATGAAATCGGTTACCACCACCGGGCCGCCACCAACAAGAACAACAATCACTGGCTTTCCGGTAGAAGCAATTTTCTGTATCATCTCTTCCTGCCGGCCTGGTAAACGCAATGAAGCGCGATCGCGGAATTCTCCTTCTTCGATGCCAGCAACAACAATGGCAACATCGCATGACTGCGCAGTTTGAACTGCAAAATCTATTTCCTCTTCTTCTGATGTATTCAAACCAGCATCCCACATCAGACTAATATGAGCGCTACCAACACTTTCGCTAAACTCCATGCGTAAAGCATAGTTTTTACCATCTTCAAACCTGCATGGAACTGTTGTTGTTCTGACTGTCTGTTTCTGCCTATTATCAATAATCAAAGAATCATTTATAAAGAGCCGATAACCGTCATCGCCACGCACTCCAAAATTATACATTCGGTTTCCCGGCGATTTCAATACGCCTTCCCAACGCACCGAATAAAAATCATAATTTACGACCCCATGTTCAGGCGAGAACAAAGTCCAGGCGAAATCAATATTGTTATCAATGCGCGACAGGACAGGCTTTCCTCCTAATGAGATATTGTTGAAATATTCTGCTTTAAGCCCCGGTACCTGCTTGCCAGCGTCGGAATGAAACAAAAAATGCGGAGCAACTGCAACCAGTGAATCATCATACGCCCCGCATCCTTCCGCGTATTTCACATTGTCTTTTCCAATTAAATTCTGAATTCCCTCGAGGATTGTCACTTCTGCTTTGCCTTCGCGGGAATAGCCACCAAGGCGCCCTTCGATGGCGTCGGTTCCGATCACAGCGACTGAAATATTTTTTTTCAAGGGCAGAATATCGTGGTCATTTTTCAGCAACACAACCGATTCGCGCGCAGCTTTCAAAGGTAAATCTGGCACCGAAACATCGCGAAGAATTCTCTCATCGACATAAGGATGTTCGAACAAGCCCAATTCAAACTTAGCACGCAATACTCGTGCAACCGCACTATCAATGGCTTTAATATCGATCAGATTCTTTTCAAATGCATCGTAAAAAAGCAGATAATGATCGAACGATGTCTGAAAAATCACATCCAGTCCGGCTTCCAGCGATTGTTTTGTTGCATCGGTGTAATCCTTTGCGGTGAAATGGAGTACATTGGCACCACCTGTTGCGCCTGCATCACTGATGACGAAACCTCGAAATCCCCATTCATTTTTCAACTTTTCTGTAAGCAGATAATGGCTCTGAGAGCAGGGTTTACCGTTAAAGGAATTGTATGCAGTCATGAGCGAAGTTGCTTTACCTTTTTGAATAACCGCTTTAAACGGCGGATAAAAAACTTCTTCCATCATGCGTTCACTGAACTGCACCGGATAGCTGTCGCGGCCGCCATCGCCTGAATTGGCAATGAAATGTTTGGGTGTTGTGATGACTCCCATCTTTTCAAATGCAGTGATGTAGGCCAACGCCATCTGAGTCACCAGAAAAGGATCTTCGCCGTAAGTTTCCTCTACCCTGCCCCAACGCCCATCAACAGCCACGTTGAGCACAGGCGACAAAATCATCCTGATGCCACGTTCTTTAACTTCAAATGCAATTTGCTCCGCGACATCCGCCATCAGTGCGGTATCGAATGTAGCCGCCAAAGCAATGGATTGCGGAAAGGCAGTGGCTCCTTTACGAACAAGCCCATGCAACGCTTCATCGAATGCAATGATTGGAATACCCAGACGTGTATCTTCAATAAAATATCTTTGTGCAGCGTTGATGGCCTTTGCTGTTTCATAAGCTGTGCCGCCACCAGAATAATTCAGCATCTGCTCCGCACTGTTGTTATCGCGCCCCGCAGTGGCAAACTGAAATCCGAAAATGCCATTCGGATATTTTTTCAGATCGACATTTTGATCAGCCGGAATCATATACAATTGCCAGAATTTTTCTTCTAAAGTCATGCGACTCAAAAGATCCGCAACACGGACATCAATACTCTGTTGTGGATTTTTGTATGGCAATGTATCCTGCGCACGGAGCGCGAATCCGAAAATAATTGTCATAGCCAATAGCAACAGAGACTTTCTGTGCATGATCATTTATTTAAGTGTGATACGAAAAACAGAAATGTAAGCGGTTGGCCGCGAAGCAGCATTCTGCAATACTTCCGGGATGATCAAAGTCAATCCATCTTGAGAAAATGACGTTTTGATTTTCTCTTTCGAACCGAGCATTGTCACTTTATATTTTTTCTTTTCGGTGATGCACGGCAACGACAGAGATTTTCCCGGCCAATACAAAGCAAAAACGTACAAATATTTTCCGTCTTTTGATTGTGTAAAACGCACATGATTGCCCTCTTTAAACTGTTTCCAGGGGCGGCTTCCGTAAATAGCACTTTCATTCACCGACATCCACTTTCCGATTTCATACAATGTAAGAATCGCTTTATTTTCGAAAGTTCCCTGCGCTGTAGGGGCAACATTCAATAAAAAGTTTCCGCCTTTTGAAACAACATCAATCATCATTGCAATTAATAATTCCGCTGACTTATATTCTGCATTTGGAACATAGCCCCAGTTCGAAGTCATAGTCATGCAGGTCTCGAAAGGATACGACAAAATGGAATTGGGAACACTTTGTTCAGGCGTTCGATAATCTTCAAAAGGGCCATGAACAGTGCGGTCCACTATAAGAATGCCCGGCTGATTTTCGCGAGCCATGGCAGCAATGCGAGGCATATCAATGTCCTGTTCGTACTTCGGAATGTTGTAGCCCCATGAGCGCACTTCTTCGTTGATTGTGGAATCAGGACGCACCCAGCCACCGTCGAGCCAGAGTATATCAAGCTTTCCGTATTCCGTTGTCAGCTCTTCAATCTGATTGAACGTGTAATTCTGAAATTCTTTCCAGCGACCGGGATATTTGCGTGTGTCGTAATTGCAGTTTCTGTCGGGCGTTGCCAGAAGCGGCGTCCAGTAAGATGGACAATGCCAGTCGGGTTTCGAGAAATAAGCACCTACCATGAAACCTTTGTTGCGGAATGCTTCGAAAACATACTTAGCCACATTGGCTTTGGGATTGCTGTTGAAAGGACTTTCGCCAGATGTGATTTTAAAATCGGTTTGTTTTGTATCGAACATACAAAAGCCATCATGATGTTTTGTCGTAAACACAACATACTTCATCCCGGCTTTCTGAGCTACTTCAGCCCATGCATCCGGATTAAACTGCTGAGGATTGAATTTCTTAATCTGATTAAAATAATGATTTTTGTAATCGATGTAATCCATGCCGTTGCGACTCTGAAAGTCCTGATCTTCCGAACACAATCCCCATGACTCTACCACGCCAAGTTGAGAATACAAGCCCCAATGCATAAGCAAGCCGAATTTCATATCCAGCCAATTCTCCAGCTTTTGTTTCACCAGAGTGTCAGTGGGTGGTACGTAGGTTCCAACCTGTCCCATGACGAAATAAAAATTACAAAAAAGAGAAACAAATATTAAAATTTTCAAGAGGAAATGCATAACTTATAATGTTTCAGCAAAAATATAAAAAAAATGCAGCCCGTAATGGACTGCACTAATTAATAAACATTTTGTCTGTTATTAATGCTCAATATAAGAAATTTTAAAAACACCGTTTGAAACACTGATAACTTCACTGGAGGAAAATTCTTCAAGGCTTGCAGTAAATGTACCTTCAATAATATTGTTGGTTTGATCATGCTTGGAGACAACAATTGATCCAGTTCCTGGCCAATAAGATTCCGCTCCTGAATCCCAATACACAGCTTCTTCACTTCCAGATGTAACTGTAACGGTTCCTGTTGGTACATCATACGATAAAATCACCTGTATTGATCCGGCTGCGTTTGACCCACCAATCTGCAGAAACCCCATTGTCATCTGAGCAAGTGGCATAGACGCGGTAAATTGTATGCCGTCAATTTTTGCAGATAATACATTGGTGTAGGTCGTTGTCGGAGTAACAACTTCGTCGTCGTCCTTTTTGCAGCCGCTCAGCATCAAAGACGATGACACAATCATCAAAACAAAAAACTTCATAACTGATTTCATAATGCAGGATTTATTGGTTAATTATCAGCAAATATAGTATATTTTAATTTTTACTATTAACTTTTTTATATAATATTTTATATACAATAAATTGCATGTGTATGTCAAAAACCTGTTGTTTTTTTACAAACAAGAACAAAACCCAACAAAAAAAACAATCCTACTTCTCGTAAAAAACTGTACGCAGCAAGGTCTGACCGACAACTTTCAGCGTATTGCGATCGATCTGACTCATATCATCTTTCAGAGTGTGCCAGTAAGGATAAAATCCAGTCTTCGAATTATTGACCTGATGAATGATGTCAATCGTAGGAATGTTCGCATATTTATTCACGTAATAATGATCATCCATAATCGGATTGGACTCCGCATTCAGAAAGAAATTTGAATAGCCAAGATCATGCGCATGATTCCAGACTTTAGTAACCACACCAGGCGCATATCGCTGTGAAAATCCTTCTCGATAGAAAGATGCAAATGGAGCTCCTACCATGTCGAGCAGAATTCCATATCGTGCATTGTAGCCCGGTTTATGCGGATTCTTGCTCCAATACTGTGATCCAAGTCCCCAGGTGTCTTCCTTTTCCTGACCTTGCGCGTCTTTGGGCTCGCCGAAATCTTCAACATCCCAGAAAAATATATCGACACCAATCGGCGGATTATTGGTTTTCAAAAGACGCGCAATTTCAAGCAACACTCCAACGCCCGATGCTCCGTCATTGGCGCCGGGAATGGGTTTGCTGTGATTGGCCGGATCCGGATCATAATCTGCAAACGGACGTGAATCCCAATGTGAAGAGAGCATTATACGCACAGATGCGCCGGGGTTAATACTTCCGATAATGTTGTATCCGGAAATAACCGTATTGTTATAAGTCCGCACTGTAATATTCTGCACTGTAGTTTCAGCACCATGACGTTTCAATTCAGACACAAGCCAGTCGCGGCAAGCCAGATGTGCTTTGCTGCCGGGAACGCGCGGACCAAACGACACTTGTTTGTCAACAAATGCATAGGCGCTGTCTGCATTGAACTCAGGCACTTTTATGGTTTCCGCTACTGTTGAATCTTTCGCGTCACCATCTTTCTTTTTACCGTTCCCGCATGCACTAAGCATTGCAACTATTACAGTCAGTATCAGGATTTTTGTTTTCATTTCAATTTATTTGTTCAGACAAATTAATAACGAATCTGAAAGAGTTTTAGTTTTTAATCCACTCCGTTCCTTCCTTCGTGTCTTTAAGTTCCACGCCGGTTTTCTTAAGTTCATCGCGAATGAAATCAGACATGGCAAAGTTTTTATCCTGACGATATTTCAGTCGCAATTCAATGATCAGTTTCATCAAATCATCTTCAATTCCTTTTCCAGCAGCGGCTTCTGATCCCTCCTGCGTAAGTCCCAGAATATCTTCGATAAAATCTTTTCTGATTTTCAGTAAAGCCATTTTTTGTTCTTCCGACATTGAAGTTTGCTTTTCGGCTGCAGCATTGATGAATTTCACTGCATCGAAAAGGCTGGCAATAACCATTGGTGTATTCAAATCGTCGTTCATGGCATCGTAGCAATCTTTCGAAAGCTTGTTTTCATCGAATTCTCCGGCTACGGCAGGAACGATTGCGTCTAGCCGGTAAAATGCTTTCATCAATCGGTCGAATGCTTTGCCCGACGCTTGCAGCGCGGCGTTCGAGAAATCGACCGTGCCACGATAATGTGCCTGCAAAATGAAAAACCGAATCGTCATCGGCGTATAGGCCTGTTCCAGCATAGGATGATTGCCAGTCAAAAATTCCTCGAGGGTTATGAAATTACCAAGCGACTTGCCCATTTTCTGACCGTTGATGGTAATCATGTTGTTGTGTAACCAGTATTTCACCGGCTGAACACCGCTGGCAGCCATCGATTGTGCAATTTCGGATTCATGATGTGGAAACAATAAATCCATTCCACCGCCATGAATATCGAAAGGCGTTCCGAGATATTTCGCACCCATGGCTGAGCATTCCATATGCCAGCCCGGCACACCATCGCTCCAGGGCGACTTCCAGCGCATGATATGCGTGGGCGAA from Bacteroidetes bacterium GWF2_43_63 encodes the following:
- a CDS encoding NADH dehydrogenase, with translation MRIVRVAVESESIIAGGVDLTQIDPILEHYAGHKGAVIPVLQKIQETYGYLPAESIRKAAEVLRISASDIYGVATFYSQFRLKPVGKYIIKVCHGTACHVQNATAVSESIEEALEIKDGQTTEDGLFTIESVACLGCCSLAPVMMISGETYGKLSGKSAVKIINDVRMQEKQK
- a CDS encoding glutamate dehydrogenase, with translation MNVKQIMQDLEQRNPGQVEYLQAVREVLESIEEVVNENPQFDKAGIIERLVEPDRTLMFKIPWVGDDGKVNVNRGYRVQFNNAIGPYKGGLRFHPSVNLSILKFLGFEQIFKNSLTTLPMGGGKGGSDFNPKGKSDGEVMRFCQGFMLELWKLIGPETDVPAGDIGVGGREIGFMYGMYRKLARENTGVLTGKGINWGGSLIRPEATGFGGIYFVEQMLKTMGTDFKGKTVSLSGFGNVAWGAAIKAVELGAKVVTVSGPDGYIYDEAGISGEKIDYLLDLRASNQDIVKPYADKFPGSKFFAGKRPWEVKVDIALPCATQNELSGEEAKVLIANGVKVVAEISNMGCTPEAVEALHAAKIAFGPGKAVNAGGVATSGLEMTQNSMKLSWDAKEVDQRLHSIMNNIHEACVKNGKEANGYINYVKGANVAGFLKVANAMLDQGIV
- a CDS encoding beta-1,3-glucosyltransferase yields the protein MHRKSLLLLAMTIIFGFALRAQDTLPYKNPQQSIDVRVADLLSRMTLEEKFWQLYMIPADQNVDLKKYPNGIFGFQFATAGRDNNSAEQMLNYSGGGTAYETAKAINAAQRYFIEDTRLGIPIIAFDEALHGLVRKGATAFPQSIALAATFDTALMADVAEQIAFEVKERGIRMILSPVLNVAVDGRWGRVEETYGEDPFLVTQMALAYITAFEKMGVITTPKHFIANSGDGGRDSYPVQFSERMMEEVFYPPFKAVIQKGKATSLMTAYNSFNGKPCSQSHYLLTEKLKNEWGFRGFVISDAGATGGANVLHFTAKDYTDATKQSLEAGLDVIFQTSFDHYLLFYDAFEKNLIDIKAIDSAVARVLRAKFELGLFEHPYVDERILRDVSVPDLPLKAARESVVLLKNDHDILPLKKNISVAVIGTDAIEGRLGGYSREGKAEVTILEGIQNLIGKDNVKYAEGCGAYDDSLVAVAPHFLFHSDAGKQVPGLKAEYFNNISLGGKPVLSRIDNNIDFAWTLFSPEHGVVNYDFYSVRWEGVLKSPGNRMYNFGVRGDDGYRLFINDSLIIDNRQKQTVRTTTVPCRFEDGKNYALRMEFSESVGSAHISLMWDAGLNTSEEEEIDFAVQTAQSCDVAIVVAGIEEGEFRDRASLRLPGRQEEMIQKIASTGKPVIVVLVGGGPVVVTDFINNIDGLIDVWYPGDQGGTAVADVLFGDYNPAGRLPISFPVDEAQLPYVYYHKPTGRGDDYLDLTGKPMFPFGFGLSYTTFEYSDLKFSKENFSSSENTIVSFKLKNSGKSDGDEVVQLYIRDELASVARPMMELKGFQRVQLKAGESKNIAFEISPEMLSMLNEHMQRVVEPGTFRIMIGASANDIRLRGIITVEDKR
- a CDS encoding alpha-L-fucosidase; amino-acid sequence: MGQVGTYVPPTDTLVKQKLENWLDMKFGLLMHWGLYSQLGVVESWGLCSEDQDFQSRNGMDYIDYKNHYFNQIKKFNPQQFNPDAWAEVAQKAGMKYVVFTTKHHDGFCMFDTKQTDFKITSGESPFNSNPKANVAKYVFEAFRNKGFMVGAYFSKPDWHCPSYWTPLLATPDRNCNYDTRKYPGRWKEFQNYTFNQIEELTTEYGKLDILWLDGGWVRPDSTINEEVRSWGYNIPKYEQDIDMPRIAAMARENQPGILIVDRTVHGPFEDYRTPEQSVPNSILSYPFETCMTMTSNWGYVPNAEYKSAELLIAMMIDVVSKGGNFLLNVAPTAQGTFENKAILTLYEIGKWMSVNESAIYGSRPWKQFKEGNHVRFTQSKDGKYLYVFALYWPGKSLSLPCITEKKKYKVTMLGSKEKIKTSFSQDGLTLIIPEVLQNAASRPTAYISVFRITLK
- a CDS encoding glutamine cyclotransferase, whose translation is MKTKILILTVIVAMLSACGNGKKKDGDAKDSTVAETIKVPEFNADSAYAFVDKQVSFGPRVPGSKAHLACRDWLVSELKRHGAETTVQNITVRTYNNTVISGYNIIGSINPGASVRIMLSSHWDSRPFADYDPDPANHSKPIPGANDGASGVGVLLEIARLLKTNNPPIGVDIFFWDVEDFGEPKDAQGQEKEDTWGLGSQYWSKNPHKPGYNARYGILLDMVGAPFASFYREGFSQRYAPGVVTKVWNHAHDLGYSNFFLNAESNPIMDDHYYVNKYANIPTIDIIHQVNNSKTGFYPYWHTLKDDMSQIDRNTLKVVGQTLLRTVFYEK
- a CDS encoding cysteine--tRNA ligase, translated to MEHPLKVYNSLTRKKEDFIPINPPFAGMYVCGPTVYGDPHLGHARPAITFDVVFRYLQHLGYKVRYVRNITDVGHLENDADEGEDKIEKKAKLDQLEPMEVVQYYTNRYHYYMDKLNVLNPSIEPHASGHIPEQIDMVQKILDNGMAYEAEGSVYFDVENYSKKYPYGILSGRNVDELLSNTRELDGQSEKRNSADFAIWKKASPTHIMRWKSPWSDGVPGWHMECSAMGAKYLGTPFDIHGGGMDLLFPHHESEIAQSMAASGVQPVKYWLHNNMITINGQKMGKSLGNFITLEEFLTGNHPMLEQAYTPMTIRFFILQAHYRGTVDFSNAALQASGKAFDRLMKAFYRLDAIVPAVAGEFDENKLSKDCYDAMNDDLNTPMVIASLFDAVKFINAAAEKQTSMSEEQKMALLKIRKDFIEDILGLTQEGSEAAAGKGIEDDLMKLIIELRLKYRQDKNFAMSDFIRDELKKTGVELKDTKEGTEWIKN